In Bradyrhizobium guangxiense, the genomic window CAAGAAAAGAGAGCCAATAATCCACGCTATCAAGCCATCACCGACCTCTGCGCAGTCACTCTCGCGCTGGCCGAACACGGCTTAAGGCCCACGGATGTTGACCGATTTGTCATCGACGGCTGGGACGGGCTGACGCACTCGCAATTTGATGTCCTAAGTGAAGGGGTGCCGCTCACCATTAAGGGAGCGCCATATATCGAGTCCCACGAAAACACGCTCCTCACGCCCTATGCCGGGTCGGGCCTCGTCCTCGATCGGGTGCCTTTACGTTATCATAGCTATGCTCACGTAGCCGGCCACGTGGCCGGCGCTTACTGTACCAGTGCTTTCGCCAAAGCCCGAGCCCCTGCATTGTGCTTAGTGTGGGACGGCTGCATCTTTCCGCGCCTGTATCATGTAGATCCGACCGGAGCCCGCTTCCTCGACACTCTTTTCCCTTTCATCGGCCATGCCTATGCTATCGCTGGGCAGCACTTCGGGCCCTATCGTCAAGCCAGCAGGGCAGGCTGGGATCTTGGTGTCGCAGGTAAGCTTATGGCGTATATCGGGCTAGGCGCTCTCGATGAGGGCATTCTGGCAGTCTTTCAAGAGATGTATGAAGCGTGTCTAGCCGGTCCTTCCGAGCGTGCTCGCGCTTACCGTGCCAGCATAAACGATCCTGAAGCCTTACTTGCCGCCACTGACTGGTTTTTCGAGGCATGCGGTCGTCGGCTCACCGGTACGCCTTCCGAAGATGTACTCGCATCTTTTCACGTTTTTCTGGAGCGGCTGCTGGAGCAAGAAATAGGACTTGCTCTGCTACGGCACTCAGGTCTTCCGGGCTTACGGCACCTGTGCATCGCTGGAGGGTGTGGACTTAATATAAAGTGGAATAGTGCTCTGCGCGCGACGGGATTGTTTGATTCAGTTTGGGTACCCCCGTTTCCAAATGATAGCGGCTCAGCAATTGGCGCGGCTTGCGCCGCCATGGCCGAGCCAAACGCTTTGACTCCTTTGGAGTGGTCAGTTCACAGCGGACCGGCCTTGACCGGAAGCAACCCATCAGGCCAATGGGAGGCTTTGCCCTGTACCATCGTAGAGCTTGCGGCTCTCATCGCTACAGGCAAGCCCGTAGTGTTCCTCACCGGCCTCGCGGAGCTCGGACCCAGAGCACTCGGCGGCCGCAGTATTATTGCGGCTGCAACCTCCAAGGAGATGAAAGACCTTCTGAACGATATCAAGCTACGGGAACGATTTCGTCCCGTCGCTCCTATTTGCCTCGAGGACCGGGCTGCTGAAATTTTCGATCCCGGCAGCCCAGATCCTTACATGCTCTTCGACCATCAAACCCGTCGCGAATGGCGGACAAAAGTTCCCGCTATCGTGCACCTGGATGGTTCTGCCCGATTGCAAACAATCTCCCGAACGTCTCCGCAAAAGATCGCTGCTCTTCTGGTCGAGTATGAGAAACTTACAGGAATTCCGCTGCTCTGCAACACGAGCGCCAACCATCCTGGCCGGGGGTTTTTTCCTGATGTTGCTAGCGCTTGTGACTGGGGTCGCGTCGACCATGTTTGGTGCGACGGCTTTCTCTGGCAACGATCCGTCGAAGCTGGTCTGACATTATCCAATTCCGCTCTGGTCACTGACTAAGACAGCCTATGTCCAATCCAGCGATTCAACTGACTGACGTCCAAAAGACTTATCATGATCGAGGCGTCGTACGGGGTCTGACCTTTAGCGTCGCTAAGGGAGAGTGTTTCGGGCTACTCGGTCCAAATGGGGCGGGTAAAAGCACGATCGTTCGGATGATCCTCGGCCTCATATCGCCCGATGCCGGCCGGATCACTGTTTTGGGTGAGCAGGTGCCGGCACGCGCCCGTTTGGCGCGCGCGGGCATCGGCGTCGTCCCACAAGTTGATAATCTCGAGGATGCGTTCACTGTGCGCGAAAATCTCCTCATATTTGGACGGTACTTTGGACTGAATACGCGCGAAAGTGAGGAGGCTGTGCCTTCGCTGCTCGAATTTGCGCGACTTGAGGGTAGAGCAGAGTCACGGGTCGCGGATCTGTCCGGCGGCATGAAGCGACGTCTCGTGCTGGCCCGTGCCCTGATCAACGATCCACAACTGCTCATCATGGATGAACCCACGACCAGCCTCGATCCCCACGCCCGCCACTTGATTTGGGAACGCCTGCGTCTTCTGCTCGCTCGAGGAAAGACTATCCTGCTGACGACCCACTTCATGGAAGAGGCTGAACGACTTTGCGATCGCCTCTGCGTGCTAGAGAATGGACGTAAGATCGCCGAGGGTGCGCCCAATGCTCTGATCGACTCTCAGATTGGCTGTGATGTCCTCGAGGTCTACGGCGGAAACCCACTCGAGCTCCGTGCGATAATAGAGCCTCACGCTTCGCGCATCGAGGTGAGGGGAGAGACGCTGTTTTGCTACGCGCCGGATCAGGCGGCGGTGCGGCTTCGGCTTCGTGGATGCACCGGTCTGCGCCTTCTGGAGCGGCCGCCTAACCTGGAAGACGTCTTCCTGCGGTTGACGGGACACAGGATAGACGCATGAAGACGATATCCAAAGCAGCCTTGCCATCGGACGCACTCAGTTGGATCAGCGTGTGGCGCCGCAACTATCTGGCATGGAGGAAGGCCGCCGCTGCTTCGCTGCTTGGCAACTTGGCCGACCCGTTGACCAACCTCTTGGGTCTCGGCTTTGGGCTCGGCCTGATTGTCGGCAATGTAGACGGTCACTCATATGTCGATTTCTTGGTCGGCGGAATGGTGGCAACCAGCGCTATGACCGCGGCAAGCTTCGAAACTCTGTACGGAACGTTCGCTCGCATGCGCAGCCAACGAACCTGGGACGCAATGATGTGCACTCCGCTCACGCTGGGTGATATCCTCCTCGGTGAATTGGTTTGGGCAGCAAGCAAGGCCACTTTGGCGGGCACCGGAATCGCGCTTGTTGCTACGGGGCTTGGCTATGGCACCTTATTATCCACGTTCTATTGTTTCCCCGCTCTCGCCCTCACCGGCCTTGCGTTCGCGAGCGCGGCGCTCGTCGTTGTCGCGATTGCCCCAAGCTACGACTATTTTGTGTTCTACCAGACTCTCATCTCGACCCCTATGGTGTTCCTATCCGGGGCAGTCTTTCCCGTTGCGCACCTTCCGCCCGCTCTCCAGTTGGCTGCAGCCGCGTTACCTTTGGAACATTCGATTGCGCTAATACGGCCTGCAATGCTCGGGCTACCACTCGATAGCATCGGCGCGCATGTTGGTGTCCTTTTCGCTTACGCAGTACTGCTCTTCTTACTGTCGGCAAAGCTATTTCGGCGACGCTTATCACACTGACGATGCCCAGCCGCTTAATGAACGCACACCCTGTTTCTCGGCCTGCGCTTGCCGGCCTATTCGCGTTCAACGTCGCGGACGTTTCATTACCCGGCCGCCCTAAAGATCATGATTACTACCACACTTGCTGGAGGATAGAATGCTGTGTCTTGGATTGAGCGGCGGATTGGATAAGGTCCATGAATATCGACCTGCACTCTCGCACACATTCTTGCATGATGGCGCAGCTGTCATGGTGCGTGACGGGCGTGTGTTAGCCGCGGTTGAAGAAGAACGCCTAAACCGAATTAAGCATTCCAACAAATTTCCCGCCCAGGCCATCCGCTACTGCCTGGCTGCTGCGGGAGCGCAATTAAAGGACATCGATCGCATCGCATTCTATGCAACCGAGTCCTATTGCAACGCGATGCTTCGGCTTTTGTTTGGTTCGGAGACGCAGAGTGGCATCCCTCTCGACGCCAGAACCCTTCTACAGCTTATGCTATCGCAGGAGTTTGATACAGAGATCGAGCCATCGCGCTTGTCATTCGTCAGTCACCATCATGCGCATGCAACAAGTGCTTTTGCTGTGTCCGGCTATGACGAAGGTCTAGTCTTGGCAATCGACGGCGGCGGTGATTTCCTCTCCGGGATGGTGGCCATTGGATCGGGAAGTCGTCTTACTCAACTACATACCTTCCCAGAGGACGGTTCCCTCGGATTGTTTTACTTAGAGGCAATCAAGTGCCTCGGTTATGGCTTGTTCGACGAGTACAAGGTTATGGGCCTTGCTCCGTACGGGGACTCCTCGCGTTTCCGAGAACTATTTCAGCAATTCTACGAATTAAAGGAGAACGGTGGCTACAAGATACATTTGAACGACATCGCTCCGGCGTTAGAGCACGACATACACGTTCGCGGCAAGGGAATGCCGTTCACCCAAGAGCATAAAGATGTTAGTGCAGCCTTGCAGGAGGCCTTGGAACGTATTGTTTTTCATGTTCTCAGGCATTACCGTGAGGTGACCGGCATGAAGCGGCTATGCTTGGCTGGTGGTGTCGCCCACAACTGCACCATGACCGGTAAGTTGCTCTATACAGGACTATTTGATGATATCTTCGTGCAGCCCGCGGCGCACGATGCTGGATGCGCACTCGGCGCTGCTCTCATGGTTTCCGAAGAACAAGGACGTCCCGCACCCCGTGAGCGGCTTCAGCATGTCTATTGGGGCCCGGCACTTGGGGATGACCATGCTGTAGAGCGAGAGGTTGCTGCATGGCGCGGGCATATCGACGTGCAAAGAAGCGCGAACGTGGCGAGCGTGGTAGCTGAATGGATAGCCAACGGTTCGGTTGTTGGCTGGGTCCAAGGCCGCTCCGAATTTGGACCGCGCGCCCTCGGTAACCGCAGCATTGTTGCTGACCCCAGACCAGCAAAGAATAAGGACCGCATAAACGCCATCGTTAAAAAACGCGAGGGCTACCGGCCGTTTGCACCTTCCGTATTGGAGGAACATGCCGCTGAGTTTTTCGATCTTCCTAAGACCGCGGGAGCTTTTCCGTTCATGAACTTTGTCGTTCAAGTTCGTGATTGCAAGCGAAGTGTGCTTGGTGCGGTTACGCACGTCGATGGTACAGCACGGCTGCAGACGGTGTCACGTAGATCGAACCCGCGGTACTGGGAGCTGATTAATCAATTCCACAAGCGGACGGGCGTCCCTGTCCTCCTCAATACATCTTTCAACAACAATGTCGAACCGATCGTGCAGTCGGTTACCGACGCAATGGTCACGTTCCTTACGACAGATCTTGACGCCCTCGTGATCGGATCGCTTCTCATCACGAAGCGCGTCGCCACGCCGGAGGACTGGGCTGCGCTCCGCGTTTCCTTACCGGCCTACACTTCACTTCGCCGTACCCCGGATCACGTCACCGCAGAGTGTCGGGAGATCGTCTGCGAGACTTATACCACCTTCTCCGATGGCGGCGCTGTGCGCATCTCGCCCGATCTATTCGAGTTGCTGCATGGAATCAAAGGGGACGCCGCCCTCGGCGAGCTTCTCGCTCACGTAAAGGGCGAGCGGCGCGACGCAATCATCCTTGAACTTCGGCAGTTGTGGGAAAAGCGCCGCATCTGCTTGCGTCCCGCCGCCAACAATCTGGGAGATCTGCGCGATCAGGCGCATGCGACTTGATAGGTATCTCTTTGTCTAGCTAGCGAACGGCAATCCATAACCGACCTCTTGGTCGCGAAGCGGACAAGCTCTCGCAACCTAACATACGGCTCGCGACGGCCTGGCGGACGATAACACTGCCGGTACTTTCCTGCCGTCCAGGGTGAGCAACTTATTCAACTGCCGGAGCAATGGATTCAAGATGACTCATCAACAGCGCTTCGTCATTTCCAGGCGTCGCACCGGTTTCGGCGATTGCTTATGGTCGCTCGCGTCAGCCTGGCAATACTCCAAGCGAACAGGGCGCACTTTGGTCATTGACTGGCGCGGATCTTGCTATCTCTCTGACCCCTTTACAAACGCCTTCAGCGTGTTCTTTGAGCCGCTCGACAACATCTCGGGCGTACCCGTTATCTGCGACGATAAGATCAATCAACTCTGCTTTCCTGGGCCGTTTTTTCCACATTGGTGGAACAGGCCTGCAATTGACGGCGTTTACCGGTCGGATGACCAAATTTTCCACGAGCGTGATGAGCTGCGCAGGTTGTTGGTAACGTCAAGGGATATCCAGGCGAATACTATCGTTTGTGACGCTTGCTTAATGTGGGGCTGTGATCAGGAGGCCGAGCGCAACATATTCCAAAGCATCACACCACGCCAGGAGATCAGGCGTCGCATCGACGATGTTTACCATCGAGCGTTTGAGGGGCACGATGTAATCGGGATACACGTTCGGCACGGGAACGGTGAAGATACTATGGGTCATAGGCCTTATTGGACCGACCCACGAGTCGCTATGGAGCAGGTATGCGCTGCAGTTGAACGGGCAAAAGCATTGCATCATACACGACCGACAAGGCTCTTTTTGTGCACTGACAGTCCCAGCGTCGCTGATCACCTTTCGGCTGTCTATTCTGAGCTCTTCAGCATTCCCAAACGCTTCCGAGCGAACGATGCTGGCCCGCTGCACACTGCAGATCTTGGAGTCGAGGGCGGATTCGCTGCTCTCGTGGAAATGTACCTCCTGGCCTACTGCCATACCGTTATCCGATTTCCGTCGACAAGTGCTTTCTCGCGCTACGCAAGCCTAGTCGTCCCCCAAGTAATCGAATTTAGCTTGGACGATCCAAGCCACTTGATCTTAGCCGAAAGGTCATCCGCCGAGCACGCGCCAGATGCGCGCTCTCTCGCCGGTCCTCACGAGCGGCGGCCAGCGAAGCCGGCCTTTTGATGCTTGCCACAGGACGTCAAGCCCCACCAGCGCCAAGAAAGGCTTAAATGAGCCTAGCACTTACTTCAGCAGTCACCAGGTACAACGCCTCGGTGCCATATCTGGACATCGGTTCGAAGCCATCCAATGGACTCCGCGCGAAGCGAGGGTGCGACACTGCTGTCGTAATGTCTCACCGACCTATGCCGTTCTCCGACGGAGCCGGCTCGGTTCGTATCCCAAGCACCTTGTTTGGTGAAGGCGAGTGCTGCGGATGAAGGTGCGGCGGGAGTAGATTTCTCAAATGAGTTACCGATGCCCATACCTGGAGATAAGGTGGTCACACATTGTGCTGGACCTCTCTATGCACACGAGGGAAGGGCGCCGAGCTCACCTCGCGCGGGTTGATGCCGGATGCAGGCCTCCCAGGATCGTTAATTCAGGCCCCAACGTACTTGGTATTCCTTGCTGCTTTCACCACACAGCGCCTTGCCAACTTCTCCACGGCTGAGAGATGGTGGAGCCAGGGCGCGCCGCCACACTTCCCCGGAATATGAGCACTAGCGCCATAGTAGGTTGACCACGCCGGACGATATGTCAGAGGGACAGGCTTCGGCCGTTGCTGGAAGTCGGTAGGCCCCTGAGGCATTTGGGAGCATTTGTGAATATGGCTGAGCGCGTCGCTCTCATCACCGGCGTAACCGGGCAAGACGGGGCTTATCTCGCCGACTATCTACTGTCGCTCGGCTATGTTGTGCACGGCATCAAGCGCCGCTCGTCCTCGTTCAACACA contains:
- a CDS encoding nodulation protein NodZ; amino-acid sequence: MTHQQRFVISRRRTGFGDCLWSLASAWQYSKRTGRTLVIDWRGSCYLSDPFTNAFSVFFEPLDNISGVPVICDDKINQLCFPGPFFPHWWNRPAIDGVYRSDDQIFHERDELRRLLVTSRDIQANTIVCDACLMWGCDQEAERNIFQSITPRQEIRRRIDDVYHRAFEGHDVIGIHVRHGNGEDTMGHRPYWTDPRVAMEQVCAAVERAKALHHTRPTRLFLCTDSPSVADHLSAVYSELFSIPKRFRANDAGPLHTADLGVEGGFAALVEMYLLAYCHTVIRFPSTSAFSRYASLVVPQVIEFSLDDPSHLILAERSSAEHAPDARSLAGPHERRPAKPAF
- the nodI gene encoding nodulation factor ABC transporter ATP-binding protein NodI, which produces MSNPAIQLTDVQKTYHDRGVVRGLTFSVAKGECFGLLGPNGAGKSTIVRMILGLISPDAGRITVLGEQVPARARLARAGIGVVPQVDNLEDAFTVRENLLIFGRYFGLNTRESEEAVPSLLEFARLEGRAESRVADLSGGMKRRLVLARALINDPQLLIMDEPTTSLDPHARHLIWERLRLLLARGKTILLTTHFMEEAERLCDRLCVLENGRKIAEGAPNALIDSQIGCDVLEVYGGNPLELRAIIEPHASRIEVRGETLFCYAPDQAAVRLRLRGCTGLRLLERPPNLEDVFLRLTGHRIDA
- a CDS encoding ABC transporter permease; this encodes MKTISKAALPSDALSWISVWRRNYLAWRKAAAASLLGNLADPLTNLLGLGFGLGLIVGNVDGHSYVDFLVGGMVATSAMTAASFETLYGTFARMRSQRTWDAMMCTPLTLGDILLGELVWAASKATLAGTGIALVATGLGYGTLLSTFYCFPALALTGLAFASAALVVVAIAPSYDYFVFYQTLISTPMVFLSGAVFPVAHLPPALQLAAAALPLEHSIALIRPAMLGLPLDSIGAHVGVLFAYAVLLFLLSAKLFRRRLSH
- the nodU gene encoding nodulation protein NodU, translating into MRICGIKLTHDGAVAVVEDGRLLFCIEQEKRANNPRYQAITDLCAVTLALAEHGLRPTDVDRFVIDGWDGLTHSQFDVLSEGVPLTIKGAPYIESHENTLLTPYAGSGLVLDRVPLRYHSYAHVAGHVAGAYCTSAFAKARAPALCLVWDGCIFPRLYHVDPTGARFLDTLFPFIGHAYAIAGQHFGPYRQASRAGWDLGVAGKLMAYIGLGALDEGILAVFQEMYEACLAGPSERARAYRASINDPEALLAATDWFFEACGRRLTGTPSEDVLASFHVFLERLLEQEIGLALLRHSGLPGLRHLCIAGGCGLNIKWNSALRATGLFDSVWVPPFPNDSGSAIGAACAAMAEPNALTPLEWSVHSGPALTGSNPSGQWEALPCTIVELAALIATGKPVVFLTGLAELGPRALGGRSIIAAATSKEMKDLLNDIKLRERFRPVAPICLEDRAAEIFDPGSPDPYMLFDHQTRREWRTKVPAIVHLDGSARLQTISRTSPQKIAALLVEYEKLTGIPLLCNTSANHPGRGFFPDVASACDWGRVDHVWCDGFLWQRSVEAGLTLSNSALVTD
- a CDS encoding carbamoyltransferase family protein gives rise to the protein MLCLGLSGGLDKVHEYRPALSHTFLHDGAAVMVRDGRVLAAVEEERLNRIKHSNKFPAQAIRYCLAAAGAQLKDIDRIAFYATESYCNAMLRLLFGSETQSGIPLDARTLLQLMLSQEFDTEIEPSRLSFVSHHHAHATSAFAVSGYDEGLVLAIDGGGDFLSGMVAIGSGSRLTQLHTFPEDGSLGLFYLEAIKCLGYGLFDEYKVMGLAPYGDSSRFRELFQQFYELKENGGYKIHLNDIAPALEHDIHVRGKGMPFTQEHKDVSAALQEALERIVFHVLRHYREVTGMKRLCLAGGVAHNCTMTGKLLYTGLFDDIFVQPAAHDAGCALGAALMVSEEQGRPAPRERLQHVYWGPALGDDHAVEREVAAWRGHIDVQRSANVASVVAEWIANGSVVGWVQGRSEFGPRALGNRSIVADPRPAKNKDRINAIVKKREGYRPFAPSVLEEHAAEFFDLPKTAGAFPFMNFVVQVRDCKRSVLGAVTHVDGTARLQTVSRRSNPRYWELINQFHKRTGVPVLLNTSFNNNVEPIVQSVTDAMVTFLTTDLDALVIGSLLITKRVATPEDWAALRVSLPAYTSLRRTPDHVTAECREIVCETYTTFSDGGAVRISPDLFELLHGIKGDAALGELLAHVKGERRDAIILELRQLWEKRRICLRPAANNLGDLRDQAHAT